The sequence ATTTTGCAATGGTCAGTCCTGGCTTCAGGATTGATTTAGCATAGTTATGCAGGTGCAGACAGGCATCGTATACTTCGCGCTGACGGGGAGTGAATTTACCATTCACCGGTACGGTACGTGTCAGGTCAGCATTGTAACCACCATAAGCAGCACCGAAGTCCATCAGTACCAGTTCGCCGTCTTTACACTCCTGGTTGTTGGAAACATAGTGCAGGGTGCGGGCACGGTCACCGCTGGCAATGATAGAAGTATAGGCTTCACCGTCTGAACGGTTGGAGAGGAATTCGTGTATGATCTCTGCCTGAATTTCGTGCTCATATACGCCTGGACGAATGAATCTGAACAGACGGCGAAGTGCCTTTTCTGTAATGTCCATCGCGGTCTGCAGCACGTTGATCTCTTCAGGTGTCTTAACAGCACGCAGTTTTTTGAAAATAACAGCCGCTCTCAGGTAGTTGTGCAAAGGATAACGGGCACGCATTTCTTCTGCATAGCGGTAATCCCTGACAGCGATGAGGCTGGATTTACGGTTATTCTCGTTGGTATTTAAATAGATATTAGTGGCTTCGTGAATCCATGGTTGTAATAATCCATCCAGCACATCCAGCCAAATAACCGTAGCTATACCCGATACAGCCAGTGCCTCGTCTTTGCGCAGACGGTGGCCATCCCATTTCTCTTTCAACTCATTTGGACGTACTAATACAAGCACTTCTCTGTACTTAGGATCCGGATTGTCCGGGTATAAAATGAGCATGGTATCCTCCTGCTCAACACCCGTCAACCAGTACAGATCATGGTTTTGCTCGAATCTGTATAAAGCGT is a genomic window of Chitinophaga sp. LS1 containing:
- a CDS encoding aminopeptidase P family protein, which gives rise to MKNLPLDSQIFIKNRQRFIAEMQPNSIAIINSNDELPSNGDALYRFEQNHDLYWLTGVEQEDTMLILYPDNPDPKYREVLVLVRPNELKEKWDGHRLRKDEALAVSGIATVIWLDVLDGLLQPWIHEATNIYLNTNENNRKSSLIAVRDYRYAEEMRARYPLHNYLRAAVIFKKLRAVKTPEEINVLQTAMDITEKALRRLFRFIRPGVYEHEIQAEIIHEFLSNRSDGEAYTSIIASGDRARTLHYVSNNQECKDGELVLMDFGAAYGGYNADLTRTVPVNGKFTPRQREVYDACLHLHNYAKSILKPGLTIAKYHEMMGEEAGKVFVKINLLKEEDIKNQDPESPAYRKYLYHGISHHLGVGVHDLGPSFWQPIPDGAVLTIEPGIYIEEEKMGVRIENNVWITSKGNIDLMKNIPITADEIESLMKK